The following proteins are co-located in the Sporolactobacillus pectinivorans genome:
- a CDS encoding transposase — protein MLKYIDSVLLLFRSRFHRFAAFQWFVVIITGLMIRSDCLGVTSVIRDLALHPKGYESMIHFFRSSAWSLDELRHQWLRVVLKVAPLRREGEAVILVGDGVKQAKEARFMPGVKKLYQESEDVSKSAFIFGHLWGSVGLLIGDAGKTFCLPLSLRLHDGIQTIHQWENDGEAQGSHVVQMIDQGFSAARVLGRALFLLDRYFLSVPALRRLNQRNQEERTRLDLVTKAKTSCVAYEHPVQTGGRGRPRKKGTRLKVNTLFDTQANQFQATRLSLYDKEERISYLCRDLLWGQGLYQDLRFVLVVMGGRRSILVSTDPSLEPETIIRLYARRFTTETTFRALKQSLGAFTYHFWSRSMPKLNRYRKSDEAEPLDQVTEENVQKRICQTVKAIEGFMMCSCIAMGLLQMIALRKENKRQNKAFRFLRTPSKRAASEATIMAYLRQTIFQRFAQNQHLTITQIIQEKQETPEVHDELLIS, from the coding sequence ATGTTAAAATATATTGATTCCGTACTTCTGTTGTTCCGTTCCCGTTTCCATAGATTCGCTGCGTTTCAATGGTTTGTTGTGATTATCACCGGTCTGATGATTCGTTCCGACTGTCTCGGTGTCACCTCTGTGATTCGTGACTTAGCGCTTCATCCGAAGGGGTATGAATCCATGATTCATTTTTTCCGTTCCTCCGCCTGGTCTCTGGATGAGCTGCGTCACCAGTGGTTGCGTGTTGTTCTCAAGGTTGCACCGCTCAGACGGGAGGGTGAAGCGGTCATTCTTGTTGGGGACGGCGTTAAACAGGCGAAAGAAGCACGCTTCATGCCCGGTGTGAAGAAACTGTATCAGGAATCCGAGGATGTGTCCAAGTCTGCCTTCATCTTTGGGCATCTCTGGGGATCCGTTGGCCTTCTCATTGGAGACGCCGGAAAAACGTTTTGTCTGCCACTCTCTCTTCGTCTTCATGATGGTATTCAGACGATTCACCAGTGGGAAAATGACGGTGAAGCACAGGGCTCCCATGTCGTGCAGATGATTGATCAAGGATTTTCAGCCGCTCGAGTGTTGGGGCGCGCGTTGTTTTTACTCGATCGCTATTTCTTGTCCGTGCCTGCCCTCCGTCGTTTGAATCAGCGGAATCAGGAAGAGCGCACGCGATTGGATCTGGTCACCAAAGCCAAAACTTCCTGTGTGGCTTATGAACATCCCGTTCAAACTGGAGGCCGGGGACGTCCACGAAAGAAAGGAACCCGTCTCAAAGTGAACACGTTGTTTGACACGCAAGCGAATCAATTCCAGGCCACCCGCCTGTCGCTGTACGACAAAGAAGAGAGGATATCCTATCTCTGTCGGGATCTGCTTTGGGGTCAGGGACTGTATCAAGACCTGCGCTTTGTGCTCGTGGTCATGGGTGGACGACGATCCATTCTGGTCAGTACGGATCCATCCCTGGAACCGGAGACCATCATCCGACTATACGCACGTCGCTTCACCACGGAAACGACTTTTCGCGCGCTGAAACAGTCACTCGGTGCTTTTACCTATCATTTTTGGAGTCGGTCAATGCCCAAATTGAACCGTTATCGCAAATCGGATGAAGCCGAACCGTTGGATCAAGTGACCGAAGAAAACGTGCAAAAACGAATTTGTCAAACCGTCAAAGCCATCGAAGGTTTTATGATGTGCAGTTGCATCGCAATGGGCCTACTTCAAATGATTGCGTTGCGCAAGGAAAACAAACGACAAAACAAAGCTTTTCGTTTTTTACGGACACCGTCCAAGAGAGCAGCCTCAGAGGCAACGATTATGGCCTATTTACGTCAGACGATTTTTCAACGGTTTGCACAAAATCAGCATTTAACCATAACGCAAATAATTCAAGAAAAGCAGGAAACACCTGAGGTACATGACGAGTTACTGATTTCTTAG
- the tnpA gene encoding IS200/IS605 family transposase has product MDGYQKSGHAVYDIKYHVVWATKYRCQVLRGQVAIRLRELIRQGCEARDVTILQGSVGKEHIHLLIACPPSLAPSKILQYLKGRSSRLLQDEFPELKKRYWGQHLWSRGYFCATAGNVTEEIIRDYIANQSNKIRDDIFKIDD; this is encoded by the coding sequence ATGGACGGCTATCAGAAAAGCGGTCATGCGGTCTATGATATCAAGTATCACGTGGTCTGGGCGACTAAATACCGGTGTCAGGTGCTGCGGGGTCAGGTAGCAATTCGGTTGCGTGAACTGATCCGGCAGGGATGTGAGGCTAGAGACGTCACAATTCTGCAGGGGAGTGTAGGCAAGGAGCATATCCATTTGCTGATTGCCTGCCCGCCGAGTCTGGCCCCGAGTAAGATTCTCCAATACCTAAAAGGGCGCTCATCCAGACTGCTTCAGGATGAGTTTCCCGAACTGAAGAAACGGTATTGGGGGCAACATCTATGGTCCAGAGGGTATTTCTGTGCGACGGCCGGCAACGTGACGGAAGAAATCATTCGAGATTATATTGCCAACCAGTCCAATAAAATCAGAGACGATATTTTCAAGATTGATGACTGA
- a CDS encoding DUF5680 domain-containing protein translates to MSVNHEQLTNFIVEAKRNTYASQDDEASFQPLLNGSKQLEYRSGDYFYRDIYFGSAFFVGQETVEFENCPIWSMVYSGGVIISNADWDIIAPIYSFFREALRLVDTNSIYRGPHHFGSGNFIFDNEYEGTLDCFFGKEIILMNGQKVYRLRYNGGIVR, encoded by the coding sequence ATGTCTGTTAATCATGAACAGCTCACCAATTTCATTGTGGAAGCCAAAAGAAACACATATGCGTCCCAAGATGATGAGGCATCATTTCAACCTTTATTAAATGGTTCAAAACAACTCGAATACCGCAGTGGTGATTACTTTTATCGGGATATTTACTTTGGTTCGGCTTTCTTTGTTGGACAAGAAACGGTTGAATTTGAGAATTGTCCAATCTGGTCGATGGTCTATTCAGGCGGTGTCATCATTTCGAACGCAGACTGGGATATTATTGCTCCAATTTATAGTTTCTTTCGAGAAGCGTTAAGGTTAGTTGATACAAATTCAATATATCGTGGTCCACACCATTTTGGATCGGGTAATTTCATTTTTGACAATGAGTATGAAGGCACTCTTGACTGCTTTTTCGGTAAGGAAATCATTCTTATGAACGGTCAAAAGGTTTATAGATTGCGGTATAACGGTGGGATCGTTCGATAA
- a CDS encoding MalY/PatB family protein, whose product MTEKYNFDQVIDRYGTASVKWDEADRLYGGKDLLPMWVADMDFQVPEAITAALANRIRQGIYGYTYRADSYLSAVQKWMQVRHNWSIEKEWLCHSPGVVTALNLIVDGFTEPGDKILIQPPVYPPFRKSAQNQGRKLVTNPLVYHGGKYTIDFNDIERKLSDPSVKMMILCSPHNPVGRVWSRWELQQVADLTKKYGVLVVSDEIHGDLVFEEYQHIPFASLSEEAAGHSIVCTAPSKTFNLAGLQVSNIIIPDPDLRKIYLNQLNRFSLSEPNTLGMVAAESAYLKGGEWLDQCLKYITENENYIKEYLHSNLPKLFMVPLEGTYLGWIDCRRLGLDRLSLQKLLIQKAHIAFNQGYTFGKEGEGFIRINLACPRPLLEEAMARLKTALIEGKRS is encoded by the coding sequence GTGACGGAAAAATACAATTTTGATCAAGTTATTGACCGCTATGGAACAGCCTCAGTGAAATGGGATGAAGCAGATCGACTGTACGGCGGCAAGGATTTGCTTCCCATGTGGGTCGCCGACATGGATTTTCAGGTGCCTGAAGCAATTACTGCTGCGCTTGCAAATCGAATCAGGCAAGGTATTTATGGCTATACCTACCGGGCGGACAGTTATTTGTCCGCTGTCCAGAAGTGGATGCAAGTCAGGCACAACTGGTCTATTGAAAAGGAGTGGCTTTGCCACAGTCCAGGTGTGGTTACAGCGTTAAATCTGATTGTGGATGGCTTTACAGAACCGGGGGATAAAATACTGATTCAGCCGCCGGTTTATCCTCCGTTCCGCAAGTCGGCTCAGAATCAGGGACGAAAATTGGTCACGAATCCATTGGTTTATCATGGTGGTAAATACACAATTGATTTTAATGATATTGAGCGGAAACTGTCAGATCCGTCAGTGAAGATGATGATTCTTTGCTCCCCGCATAATCCGGTCGGCCGTGTCTGGTCACGATGGGAACTGCAGCAAGTAGCCGACCTGACGAAGAAATATGGTGTACTTGTCGTTTCTGATGAAATTCATGGCGATTTGGTTTTTGAAGAGTATCAACATATTCCCTTTGCCAGTCTGTCGGAGGAAGCTGCCGGCCATTCGATTGTCTGCACGGCGCCGAGCAAAACTTTCAACCTCGCAGGTCTGCAGGTTTCCAATATTATTATTCCTGATCCTGATTTAAGAAAAATATATCTCAATCAATTGAATCGTTTCAGTTTGAGTGAACCGAATACACTGGGCATGGTTGCTGCCGAGTCAGCCTACCTAAAGGGCGGAGAATGGCTTGATCAGTGTCTTAAATATATCACGGAGAACGAAAACTATATTAAAGAATATCTGCACAGCAACCTGCCGAAACTTTTTATGGTTCCGTTAGAAGGCACGTACCTTGGATGGATTGACTGCCGCAGACTTGGACTTGATAGACTGAGTCTTCAGAAACTGCTGATTCAAAAAGCACACATTGCTTTTAACCAGGGATATACTTTTGGAAAGGAGGGTGAAGGATTTATCCGTATAAACCTTGCCTGCCCGCGACCGCTTCTTGAAGAAGCGATGGCCAGGCTGAAAACAGCGCTCATAGAAGGAAAACGAAGCTAA
- a CDS encoding thioredoxin family protein, with product MAFTLQIGEKAPAFSLLATDGKTYSLSDFSEVKTLVVFFTCNHCPFVLGSNSVTKKVAENYQDKGVKFVAINSNSEHTHPGDSFEHMIEQMNQKKYPWLYLRDQFQEAAKAYGALRTPHFFVFDEERKLVYTGRELDNPRQPEKATVNDLDNALAEITGGKIVTTQLTNPIGCNVKWEGKDEHWMPGEACDLV from the coding sequence TTGGCATTTACATTGCAGATAGGAGAAAAAGCACCTGCATTTTCATTACTTGCGACTGATGGTAAAACATACTCATTGTCTGATTTCTCAGAAGTAAAAACTTTGGTGGTTTTTTTTACATGCAATCATTGTCCTTTTGTGCTCGGTTCAAATTCTGTTACTAAGAAAGTCGCTGAAAATTATCAGGATAAGGGAGTAAAGTTTGTTGCCATCAACTCGAATAGTGAACACACACATCCCGGGGATTCATTTGAGCATATGATTGAACAGATGAATCAGAAAAAATATCCGTGGCTATATTTGCGTGATCAGTTCCAGGAGGCTGCAAAAGCTTACGGTGCGCTGAGGACACCGCACTTCTTTGTTTTTGATGAAGAGCGCAAGCTGGTCTATACCGGCAGGGAACTGGATAATCCGAGACAGCCTGAAAAAGCAACGGTAAATGATCTTGACAATGCGCTTGCTGAAATAACAGGCGGCAAAATTGTCACGACACAATTAACGAATCCGATCGGCTGCAATGTCAAATGGGAAGGTAAAGATGAACACTGGATGCCCGGTGAGGCATGCGATCTGGTCTGA
- a CDS encoding glutamate-5-semialdehyde dehydrogenase — MNQILDYNELLQKGQKAKEASRTLAVATSEQKTFALLALSDALRQNVTEIMAANRRDVEAAKSKGTSDALIDRLTLTNERIHAMTDALADLAGLHDPIGDRLNEWDRPNGLHIHKVRVPLGVVGMIYEARPNVTIDATGLCLKTGNAVFLRGSGSAIESNRTLVSVIRHALEKTELPSESVQLLEDVSHETASHFFKLNELIDVLIPRGSKRLIQTVVREASIPVIETGAGNCHLFIDRTANPKMAIKIALNAKTQRPSVCNAIETVIVDEEWFILHGDQLIRSLLSADVACRIDPMVANLYPDLPVATEEDWRTEYLDKVIAIKIVKDVDEAIRHINHYGTKHSESIISETAAHVHRFFQYVDASTLYHNASTRFTDGEAFGFGAEIGISTQKLHARGPMGLEALTSIKYLVEGTGQTRR, encoded by the coding sequence ATGAACCAGATTCTTGACTATAATGAACTGCTCCAAAAAGGTCAGAAAGCAAAGGAAGCGTCCAGAACACTCGCTGTCGCCACGTCTGAGCAAAAGACATTCGCTCTTCTTGCGCTATCGGATGCATTGCGGCAAAATGTCACAGAAATTATGGCAGCTAATAGGCGTGACGTAGAAGCAGCTAAAAGCAAGGGGACTTCGGACGCTCTGATTGACAGACTGACGCTGACTAATGAACGGATTCATGCCATGACCGATGCACTGGCCGATCTGGCGGGTCTGCACGACCCGATTGGCGACCGCCTGAACGAATGGGATCGGCCAAATGGACTTCACATACACAAGGTCCGTGTCCCGCTTGGTGTTGTTGGCATGATTTATGAAGCCCGTCCCAATGTGACCATAGATGCCACCGGTCTTTGCCTGAAAACCGGCAACGCTGTTTTTCTGCGGGGAAGTGGATCTGCGATTGAATCGAACAGGACACTTGTCTCAGTTATCCGCCACGCACTCGAGAAAACTGAACTTCCTTCCGAAAGCGTGCAGCTATTGGAGGATGTCAGCCACGAAACGGCAAGCCATTTTTTTAAGCTGAATGAGTTGATCGACGTGCTGATCCCGCGCGGAAGCAAGCGTTTGATTCAAACTGTTGTCAGAGAAGCAAGTATTCCAGTTATTGAAACAGGCGCAGGGAACTGCCATCTTTTTATTGACCGGACAGCAAATCCGAAAATGGCTATCAAGATTGCCCTGAATGCCAAAACCCAGCGCCCTTCTGTATGTAATGCCATCGAAACGGTCATTGTTGATGAAGAATGGTTTATTCTCCATGGGGATCAACTGATTCGCTCACTTTTGTCGGCAGACGTGGCATGCCGCATTGACCCGATGGTTGCTAACTTGTACCCGGATCTGCCGGTTGCCACGGAAGAAGACTGGCGGACAGAATATCTCGACAAAGTTATCGCAATAAAAATTGTTAAAGACGTTGATGAAGCGATTCGTCACATCAACCATTATGGTACAAAACATTCAGAATCAATTATTTCAGAGACGGCTGCCCATGTTCATCGCTTCTTTCAATATGTTGATGCATCCACACTTTACCACAATGCGTCTACGCGTTTTACTGACGGTGAAGCTTTCGGGTTTGGTGCGGAGATCGGCATCAGCACGCAAAAACTTCACGCCAGAGGGCCAATGGGACTTGAAGCTTTAACTAGTATTAAATATTTAGTGGAAGGTACGGGACAGACCCGTCGATGA
- a CDS encoding FeoA family protein, with protein sequence MQLSELKSGTHAIIADLSGLDQLIRRRLMDFGITEGESICYKSSMPFGGPCMFESCGECIGIRRSEADAIIVECE encoded by the coding sequence ATGCAATTATCTGAATTAAAATCAGGCACGCATGCGATCATAGCTGATCTGTCCGGATTAGATCAGCTAATCCGGAGAAGGCTGATGGATTTTGGCATCACTGAGGGAGAATCTATCTGCTATAAATCGTCGATGCCGTTCGGCGGGCCGTGCATGTTTGAATCTTGCGGTGAATGTATCGGAATCCGACGTTCCGAAGCCGATGCCATTATCGTGGAGTGTGAGTAA
- a CDS encoding ATP-binding protein, translating into MDSNRKSVNVTMIDYEKVLNNVTEAVIILQEQMIIFANQPAEKLFLDSRQRSLCGTSFSQFLDADALSRLQVKIHRCFFNNLSDHLIDLSIRSADNKIKPVEMAISMIDASDQSLVQLTINDISNRIAIEESLRQSEKLSVIGKLSAGILHEVKNPLTSIKGFLQLMQKDPVVNRSYIKIILNEVEQIEKIAGELLYFTKPKSQHFEVQDLSVLVNESVVLFETQALIKQVSLELRPGDSEHLVNGDGTQLKQVFINLIKNAIEASNDGATVTITLSSDESSEYVKIRNVGKEIPGSMIKNLGKSFFTTKDTGTGLGLMVTYTIVHNHQGEISVKSTKNEGTSFLLTFPRVTRN; encoded by the coding sequence ATGGACAGCAACAGAAAATCTGTCAACGTTACAATGATTGATTATGAGAAAGTTTTAAACAATGTGACCGAGGCTGTCATTATATTGCAAGAGCAAATGATCATTTTTGCCAATCAACCAGCAGAAAAATTATTCTTGGATTCTAGGCAACGGTCACTCTGCGGCACCTCTTTCTCTCAATTTCTTGATGCAGACGCATTATCTCGATTGCAAGTTAAAATTCATCGTTGCTTTTTCAATAATTTAAGCGATCATTTAATTGATTTATCGATTCGTTCAGCTGACAACAAGATCAAACCCGTGGAAATGGCAATCAGCATGATCGATGCCAGTGATCAGTCCTTAGTCCAGCTAACGATTAATGATATCAGTAACCGGATCGCCATTGAAGAAAGCCTGAGACAGTCTGAAAAATTATCTGTCATCGGTAAATTATCAGCAGGCATCCTTCATGAGGTCAAAAACCCGTTGACATCCATTAAGGGATTTCTGCAATTGATGCAGAAAGATCCTGTTGTAAACAGAAGCTATATTAAAATAATTCTTAATGAAGTAGAACAGATCGAAAAAATAGCCGGAGAGCTTCTTTATTTTACAAAACCAAAGTCTCAACATTTCGAGGTCCAGGATCTTTCCGTTCTGGTCAATGAATCGGTGGTTCTCTTTGAAACACAGGCTTTGATAAAACAAGTGAGTCTGGAACTCAGACCGGGGGACAGTGAACATTTAGTTAACGGTGACGGTACCCAGTTAAAACAGGTGTTTATTAATTTGATTAAGAATGCGATTGAAGCGTCGAACGACGGGGCCACCGTAACAATTACGCTTTCATCAGACGAATCATCGGAATACGTTAAAATACGTAATGTCGGAAAAGAAATTCCCGGATCGATGATCAAAAACCTTGGAAAATCATTTTTCACAACTAAAGACACCGGGACCGGCCTCGGATTAATGGTCACCTACACAATCGTCCATAATCACCAGGGGGAAATATCGGTTAAAAGTACTAAAAACGAAGGCACTTCCTTCCTTTTAACATTCCCGCGGGTAACAAGAAACTAA
- a CDS encoding LutB/LldF family L-lactate oxidation iron-sulfur protein, with amino-acid sequence MSMKVGNQPFFEGVDEAIHNSFMVNAVSSAQDGLRDKKLRATVGDETLGDWENWRNAGEEIRSFTLNHLDYYLKQLSDNFSARGGHVYFAQTAEEARDYIKKVVRDKKAKNIVKAKSMVTEEISLNEALEEEGCNVLETDLAEFILQVDKDRPSHIVVPSVHKNRQQVRDSFKKLGYTGSDDPKELAGFARKTLRSQFLKADVGITGCNFAVADTGSICLVTNEGNANMVTTFPETQITVMGMERLVPSWKELDILVTLLCRSSVGQRLTTYVTDITPGGQLDTVDSPKDFHLVIVDAGRSNALGTEFQPALHCIRCAACLNVCPVYRHIGGHAYGSIYPGPIGAVLSPILGGYKEYGKLPYASSLCAACTEACPVKIPLHQLLIKHRRKYVEGGGNPPVGEKIAMKGFGIGASSPFMFKVGMKTAPILLKPLVDNGAIEKGPGPMRPWTHGRDLPAPSSENFRAWFKKHKEVESENKTKETSEWQ; translated from the coding sequence ATGTCAATGAAAGTAGGAAATCAACCATTCTTTGAAGGTGTGGATGAGGCCATTCACAACTCTTTCATGGTCAACGCTGTATCTTCAGCCCAGGACGGCCTCCGCGACAAAAAATTAAGAGCGACGGTAGGAGATGAAACGCTGGGTGACTGGGAAAACTGGCGGAATGCCGGTGAAGAAATCCGATCATTTACACTGAATCACTTAGACTATTATCTGAAGCAGCTGAGCGACAATTTCTCGGCACGTGGTGGTCATGTTTATTTTGCTCAGACTGCCGAAGAGGCCCGCGACTACATAAAAAAAGTTGTGAGAGATAAAAAGGCCAAGAATATTGTCAAGGCAAAATCGATGGTTACAGAAGAAATCAGCCTGAACGAGGCGCTTGAAGAAGAAGGGTGCAACGTCCTAGAAACAGATCTTGCCGAATTTATCTTGCAGGTAGATAAAGACAGGCCATCTCATATCGTAGTCCCCTCAGTGCATAAAAACAGGCAGCAGGTTCGTGATTCATTTAAAAAGCTCGGTTATACTGGTAGCGATGATCCAAAAGAGCTGGCTGGTTTTGCGAGAAAAACTTTGCGCAGCCAATTTCTTAAGGCTGATGTCGGGATTACCGGCTGTAATTTTGCGGTTGCGGACACGGGAAGTATTTGTCTTGTAACCAATGAAGGCAATGCCAATATGGTAACAACCTTTCCAGAAACACAAATTACTGTTATGGGTATGGAGAGGCTGGTTCCAAGCTGGAAAGAGCTGGACATACTGGTTACTCTTCTCTGCCGAAGTTCCGTAGGACAGCGTCTGACGACCTATGTCACGGATATAACTCCGGGAGGACAATTAGACACTGTCGACAGTCCAAAAGACTTTCATCTGGTCATTGTTGATGCAGGCCGTTCCAATGCGTTGGGGACAGAATTTCAGCCTGCGCTGCATTGCATTCGCTGCGCAGCCTGCCTGAATGTATGTCCGGTTTATCGCCATATTGGCGGCCATGCCTATGGATCGATTTATCCCGGCCCGATCGGTGCCGTGCTGTCTCCGATTTTAGGCGGCTATAAAGAATACGGGAAACTGCCTTATGCATCCAGCCTTTGTGCAGCCTGTACGGAAGCCTGTCCGGTGAAGATTCCGCTTCACCAGCTGCTGATCAAGCATCGCAGGAAATATGTTGAAGGCGGAGGAAACCCGCCGGTGGGTGAGAAGATTGCGATGAAGGGGTTTGGCATTGGGGCTAGTTCCCCTTTTATGTTCAAAGTCGGAATGAAGACGGCACCTATCCTTTTGAAGCCGCTTGTCGACAACGGAGCGATAGAAAAAGGACCCGGCCCGATGAGGCCGTGGACACATGGACGTGATCTTCCCGCGCCCAGCAGTGAGAATTTCAGAGCATGGTTTAAAAAACATAAAGAAGTTGAAAGCGAGAACAAGACCAAAGAAACGAGTGAATGGCAATGA
- a CDS encoding YxcD family protein: protein MEEVIIAEQDIVNAICLFMSDKKEIAPDAVRVELIYDDDYGFSAEVYVDGRMQVLVESSIIEAVRFWLDTAVQVDPYAASLRLELDPQEGIIMLYQA, encoded by the coding sequence ATGGAAGAGGTAATTATTGCGGAACAGGATATTGTCAATGCCATTTGCCTGTTTATGTCCGATAAAAAAGAAATAGCCCCCGATGCAGTGAGGGTTGAGTTAATATATGATGACGATTATGGATTTTCAGCTGAGGTCTATGTGGATGGCAGGATGCAGGTGCTTGTTGAATCAAGTATCATTGAAGCCGTCCGTTTCTGGCTTGACACGGCGGTGCAGGTGGATCCATATGCGGCATCGCTCCGCCTGGAGCTTGATCCTCAGGAAGGTATAATCATGCTTTATCAGGCGTGA
- a CDS encoding LutC/YkgG family protein: MSGTIENREAFLEKIAHKLNHKSGDPVETPEWINQPQWAVYQGTSTNQLVNVMKKACESVHTKVFETDAGNLADVLDHAITEYGGAPVIATKDQRFSEFGLVDVLHKNSVSIWDTAEGHKNIERAAQANIGLSICDVMLAESATAGLFNDKDKARSVSLLPITSIVIVPQSLIVPRLTQAMQMVEQKVTEGSEFSHYINFISGPSNSADIEMRLVVGVHGPVKVAYVVVHDL; encoded by the coding sequence ATGAGTGGTACTATTGAGAATCGCGAAGCATTTCTTGAAAAAATTGCACATAAGTTAAACCATAAAAGTGGTGATCCGGTTGAAACTCCGGAATGGATCAATCAACCGCAATGGGCAGTCTATCAAGGTACTTCTACGAATCAACTTGTTAACGTCATGAAAAAAGCCTGTGAGTCCGTTCATACGAAAGTTTTTGAAACAGATGCTGGTAATCTGGCCGATGTGCTTGACCACGCGATCACAGAATATGGCGGGGCACCTGTTATTGCAACAAAAGATCAGCGCTTTTCTGAGTTTGGCCTGGTCGATGTACTTCATAAAAATAGTGTTTCTATTTGGGATACGGCTGAAGGCCACAAGAATATCGAACGTGCCGCCCAAGCAAACATTGGCCTTTCAATCTGCGACGTCATGCTTGCAGAATCGGCGACGGCCGGGCTTTTCAATGATAAGGATAAGGCCAGAAGTGTCAGCCTTTTGCCGATCACTTCAATCGTCATCGTTCCACAAAGCCTGATTGTTCCTCGGCTTACACAGGCTATGCAAATGGTGGAACAAAAAGTTACTGAGGGCAGTGAGTTTTCTCATTACATCAATTTCATTTCCGGACCAAGTAACAGTGCGGATATAGAGATGCGGCTTGTAGTCGGTGTGCACGGACCTGTGAAAGTGGCCTATGTTGTCGTTCATGATCTTTAA
- a CDS encoding (Fe-S)-binding protein, whose protein sequence is MKVSLFTTCLGELFYVDVLKDVTEVLERLGCDVDVPEGQVCCGQPAYNSGYAKDTKGPAKQMIRAFEHSDYIVCPSGSCAAMFHEYPDFFADNSEWHEKAMAIAKKTYEFTQFIVNVLGVEDVGAEYHARATLHTSCHMTRLLGERESHYKLLNHVKGLELVKLPNNYDCCGFGGTFSVKMSPISEQMVDEKIRHIEETKADVLVGADASCLMNIGGRMSRLGKNIKVLHIAQILNSHQKEGGASNVNESRKSTIL, encoded by the coding sequence TTGAAAGTATCATTGTTTACAACATGTCTTGGTGAACTGTTTTATGTTGATGTGCTTAAGGACGTCACAGAAGTCCTCGAGAGACTGGGGTGTGATGTTGATGTACCTGAAGGCCAGGTTTGCTGCGGCCAACCCGCATATAACAGTGGGTATGCAAAAGATACAAAAGGTCCGGCCAAGCAGATGATCAGAGCTTTTGAGCATTCCGATTATATTGTCTGTCCCTCCGGTTCATGTGCTGCAATGTTCCATGAATACCCTGATTTTTTCGCGGATAATTCGGAGTGGCATGAAAAAGCCATGGCGATTGCAAAGAAAACATATGAGTTTACGCAATTTATTGTTAATGTTCTTGGCGTGGAAGATGTTGGTGCCGAATACCATGCGAGGGCTACGCTGCATACTTCCTGTCATATGACCAGACTTCTTGGAGAAAGAGAATCGCATTATAAACTGCTGAACCATGTCAAAGGACTGGAACTGGTTAAGTTGCCAAATAATTACGATTGCTGCGGTTTCGGGGGTACTTTCTCCGTCAAAATGTCTCCAATCTCTGAACAGATGGTGGACGAGAAAATCCGTCACATTGAAGAAACAAAAGCAGATGTTCTGGTTGGGGCTGATGCAAGCTGCCTGATGAATATCGGAGGCCGTATGAGCAGGTTAGGCAAAAACATTAAGGTGTTACATATTGCCCAGATCCTGAACAGTCACCAGAAGGAGGGGGGAGCTAGCAATGTCAATGAAAGTAGGAAATCAACCATTCTTTGA